The segment GGGGTGGTTTGCTGGTTTGGTGGTGTCTGAGGGAGAAAGGAGTCCTTACCCTGGCTTCCTTAATCGGGGAAGGCTTCCTGAAGGAGGTGGGCTCAGAGGTGAGTTGTGAATGAAGTGGGTAGGGAAGGGCCTGGGTGGAAGGTTTGGGTATATTGGAGGGTGGTGAATAATGGGGTAGAGGGACTTTTATTATTTGGGATTATATTGggaagagagagaacaacaaaaaaggacttgtattttcatttttgaaaatgaatTGAGTCATGTGACTAAGAacgtttgtttattgttttgttggtttttttttttttggtttggttctttttttttggaaaaaaaaggtTGTACATACAGGAAAGTGGATTGCTaactgggggtggagggggtttTCTATTCTTCTTTGAGCTGATTTTCCTGGTCTCCCCTGCCCTCCATTAACTCACAGGTCTCGAAGTGCTGCTGCTAAAATTCATACAACAGCCTTGACTGGGCAAAGTCCTCCCCTTGCTTCAGGGCATCAAGGGGAGGGAGATGCACCTTCTGTTGAACCAGGTGCCACCAACATACAACAACCTAGTAGCCCAGCTCCCTCTACAAAGCAATCTAGCAGTCCTTATGAAGACAAAGATAAGAAAGAGGTATGTTCTGAGTTGGTAGTGTTCATTGGGTTGCAGGGATTTATTTACTCAGGGATGTGCCTTAAATGGGCAAGTGTGGTACATAATGTAGTTTATTAGACAAAAATCTTGTCCTTTAGATTATGGTCAGGTTCAGAGATCAAGGTTGACAAGCAGCTATAGAAAGCAGTTACATGTGTGGGGGTGTATGTGAGTGGATTGGGTGGTAGTTTCAGAGAAACCAATAGTGTAAGCAAATATGAAGATTTTTAGACAGTATTCAAAGAAgatacagaatgagagaaagagttCTCTTCAGTTGGAACTCAGCAACATGGACAAGTTTAGTGGTGCATAATGCCATCTATAAACAACTACTGAGAAATACTTGAGTTCCTAGCCCTACATTCCTCATTCAGTTTCCAAGTCCTTTTACACACCTACAAGTATTTTAGAGTTATGACCCACTAAATTGTGAAGTCTTCAGAATGAAACTTCATTGGATATTAGTAAGTTTTATATCAGTAATTTGTTTATATCCATACAGAGAACAAAATGGTTTATTTTTTTGAAAccagaacatttattttatgactgATTGAAATCCTAAAGGTGAACTGGATGCTACAGCAGCTAAAACTGCCCTCTTGGGTTGAGATGTTGTTCCTTCAAGGAATCCATGTCTGAATGTGGGATAAACAATTTTAGGCTCCTCATCCACCCAGACGCAGTAGTGCTTTGTCTCTTTTAGTCTTGGGACTCCAATAATACTCTTGCTCTTGCCACAATAGCCACATTTGCCACAGGTCAACTTCTGAAGGTGGTGGTTAAGTGCCTTAGTGCCATAGAAGTGGCACATGTACATCGAATTATGACCAAGGATGATGTTTTCTTTTGTCATCTTGCTTCTGCCCAacaaaaagttttctttttttttttttttgatttctttttttttaaattaggtattttcctcgtttacattttcagtgctatcccaaaggtcccccatacccaccccccaacaaaAAGTTTTCTAAAAATTACCTTTAACTTTACTACTTAAAGTATCTATATCCTTTTTATTGTATGCTTGTCATGAGTTCTTACAtttttcaatcctttgatttgaTGCCACCAATCTGAAAGCATGAAAGAATTATCTTTTTAGTAGTTCCTGTTTTATATTCTCTATTCTAGTTCTGTGGCTGATTGTTTCTACTGGTTTCAGTAATTAATGTAACTTAATATTTCCCGTATTGTGTCTCATTTTAAAGATAAGTTACAAGAAAACTTTGCTGCTTGCTATGGTGTTTGTGGTGTTTTCTGTAATTAAGCTGTTTTTATGGTTTGGCCTGTTCCTGTAAGACCATGGTGAattaatttttgtgtgtatgtatgaggggGAGGCAAATGTGTTACATGTgtttggaggtcaaaggacaaaacTACCTATATATGTGTTCTGTGGATTGAACTCTGGTTACCAGGCTTATGTTGCAAGTGCCATCTCATTGACTGTTGGTCagtatgtttgtttttgagacagggtctccttacaTAAGGCCCTGGCTGTCATGCAACTTAATACATAGTTCAGGCTaatcttaaactcacagagctccacctgcctctgtctctgaagtactgggattaaaggcatatatggCCATGCCAGGCCCCTCTTGATAAAATTTAACACATTATACACTTTAAAACCTTGTGCCCATTTGTGATATTTTAAGTCAGTCCATATTCAGGTGAAAGTTATTGTCACCCaaactttctctttttgtttaattatacCTTTTTTGGGTGGTGTTGTAGTGTTCATTTGCAACCCATACACAACGTCAGACACTTtcccttgaaaagaaaaaaacattcaaTAGAGATGACTTGCTTGATGAGTTTAAAACACTCATCAAAAGATATTGAGTAAGTTTAAGAGAACAAtgtacaaagcaaaaaaaaaattaagaggtaagataaaaaaaaaggaaaatgacttAGTAGGTGAGTAATTGGTTGCTAGTGATAGTCTATGTGTAACCCCAGTATGCAAAATGGAGACAGGGCTGTCTGTCTATAAGGTGTACCACAGGGCAGGTGGTATTTTGTTGGTAATGCATTGTTtacattttcttgtttctctgaATTACTACTTGAGGTTAGAGATTGTTTATATGGTCAGGTTTTTCCCTTGCTACTTTATTTTCTCATTgttaaaaatgcatttattttgtgtgtgtgcatgtgatacatgcacatgtgcagttCATAGAACAATTTTGAAGAGTAGGTTTTCTCTTTGCCACCTCATGGGCCCATTAAGCTATCTTACTGGCTCCCAACTAAGCATTGCATATTGTCTTGTTACTGAGTATAACTATGGGTAGGGAAAGGGTCAATTGGTATAAGAAGTATATAGTGTAAAATTTTATTAGAAACTCTTCGTATCTTATAGGATAATgaggttttggtgttttttttactATTCCTACTTCTCTTTTCACTCTTAGAAATCTGCAGTTCGACCTAGCCCCTCTCCGGAAAGGAGCAGCACAGGGCCAGAACTACCTGCCCCTACTCCGCTCCTTGTTGAGCAACATGTCGACTCCCCACGACCCCTTGCAGCAATCCCGTCCAGTCAGGAGCCAGTTAACCCCTCATCTGAGGCTTCCCCAACCCGGGGCTGTTCACCACCTAAGTCTCCTGAGAAACCTCCCCAGTCTACTTCCTCAGAAAGTTGCCCACCATCCCCTCAACCTACCAAAGGTTCTCGGCATGCCAGCTCTTCTCCTGAAAGTCTTAAACCCACACCAGCTCCTGGGTCCCGTCGAGAGATTTCTTCTTCACCCACATCTAAGAATCGCTCGCATGGCAGAGCAAAGCGGGATAAATCTCATTCTCATACCCCATCTCATAGAGCAGGGAGGTCTCGTAGTCCTGCCACTAAGAGGGGACGGTCTCGATCTAGAACCCCCACCAAGAGAGGTCACTCCAGGTCCCGGTCCCCTCAGTGGAGAAGGTCAAGATCTGCACAGAGGTGGGGAAAATCTAGAAGTCCCCAGAGGCGTGGCCGTTCAAGGTCTCCTCAGAGGCCAGGTTGGTCCAGGAGCAGAAATACCCAGAGAAGAGGCAGGTCTAGGTCAGCAAGGCGAGGCAGATCACATTCTAGATCTCCAGCTACTAGGGGCAGATCCCGATCTAGAACACCAGCTAGAAGGGGTAGGTCTCGGTCCAGAACACCTGCCAGGCGAAGATCACGATCCAGAACACCTGCCAGGCGTAGGTCTCGGTCTAGAACACCAGCTCGCAGGGGCAGGTCCAGATCAAGAACACCCGCTCGCCGCAGGTCTAGGACACGATCACCAGTTCGAAGGAGGTCTCGGAGTAGATCCCAAGCTAGGAGAAGTGGTAGGTCTAGGTCCAGAACACCAGCCAGGAGAAGTGGCAGGTCAAGATCTAGAACACCAGCCAGGAGAGGGAGGTCCCGGTCTAGAACGCCAGCCAGAAGAAGCGCTCGATCTCGGTCTAGAACGCCAGCCAGGAGAGGGAGGTCACGATCCAGAACACCAGCACGACGACGATCTCGAAGTAGAAGTCTTGTGAGACGTGGAAGATCTCACTCTAGAACACCACAAAGAAGAGGACGATCTGGCTCATCCTCAGAGAGGAAGAACAAATCTAGAACATCTCAGAGGAGAAGCAGATCCAACTCAAGCCCAGAAATGAAAAAATCTCACGTTTCCTCAAGACGGAGCAGGTCTCTTTCTTCACCACGATCCAAAGCAAAATCTTTGAGGCGAAGCCTTTCAGGTTCCTCTCCATGTCCTAAACAAAAGTCACAGACACCAACCAGGCGAAGTCGTTCTGGTTCTTCACCACCTAAACAAAAGTCAAAAACACCACCAAGACAGAGTCGTTCAAATTCTCCTCAGCCTAAAGTAAAATCTGGAACACCACCAAGACCAGGGTCTGTAACAAACATGCAGGCTGATGAATGCACTGCAACACCACAGAGACAGAGCCATTCTGAATCATCACCTGATGGTGAGGTGAAATCAAGGACCCCATCAAGACAAAGCTGCTCTGGGTCTTCTCCTCGAGTGAAATCTAGCACACCTCCAAGACAGAGCCCATCTAGGTCGTCATCTCCACAACCCAAAGTGAAGACAGTGATATCACCAAGAGGAAGAAGCCATTCTAGCTCCTCTTCTCCAAGTCCTAGTAGAGTGACATCTAGGACACCTCAGAGGAAAAGCAGATCAATATCTCCTTGCCCCAAGGTAGACTCTAGATTAAGACATAGCCGTTCTAGATCCTCCTCACCAGATTCCAAGATGGAACTGGGAACACCACTGAGACACTCAGGATCTACATCTCCATATCTAAAAAGCATGCTCCAGACTCCACCAGATCAAAATCTTTCTGGATCAAAGTCACCCTGTCCCCAGAAGTCTAGGGATTCACCAACAGGAAGCTCTGGATCTTTTCACCTCTGTCCAGGTGTAACACCTAGTAGTATAGTACCAGGAGAGAGCTGTTTTAGCGCCTCATTTGTGCAACAAAAAGGACACACTCAAACTTGGCCAGATACTTCAAGTCCAGAAGTCATGCAGACTCAAGTGGAATCTCCATTGCTGCAGAGCAAATCCCAAACATCTCCTAAGGGTAGCCTTTCCAGATCTTCATCTCCAGTCACTGAGCTGACAGCCAGATCACCAGTAAAACAAGATAAAAGTGAAATATCAACAGATCCAAAGCTGAAGTCAGGAATGTCTCCTGAGCAGAGTAAGACTAAACCTGACTCTAGCATATATCCTTTAGTAGACTCTAAATCTTTTCTGGTGCAGAGCAGATTGGAGCCTTCTGAATTAAAAGAGAGACTGGGTTTAATTCAAGAGGATGTTGCATCATCTTGTATACCAAGAGACAAATTTAGTCCTACACAGGATAGGCCTGAGTCTTCCACAGTACTGAAAGTCACACCTAGAGTACTATTAAAAGAAAGAAGTGGAGCTGGCTCACCTCCAGGCAAAAGAGACCAAAAAAGTTTATTACCTAATTCAAGTCAAGATGAACTAATGGAAGTAGAAAAGTCTGAGCAACCTTTAAGCCAAGTTCTACCCAGTTTATCTCCAGAACATAAAGAAATGCCTGGAAGTAACATTGAGTCATCTCCTGAAGTAGAAGAAAGGCCTGCTGTATTGTCTGCTCTTGACCAAAGCCAGTCACAGCCTTCAAAAGCAGCAGAAACCCCTGCAGTGGCTTCATGTTGGAGTGGGCCACAAGTTTCTCCAGAGCATAAAGAACTATCTCATTCTCCCCCAAGGGAGAATAGCTTTGAGTCATCTTTAGAGTTTAAAAACTCAGGCCCTGTTTCAGAAGTAAATACTGGCTTTTCTCCTGAGGTTAAAGAAGAATTGAATGGATCATTCCTTAATCAAACAGAGGCAGATCCATCTGTGGACATGAAAGAACAGTCAAGGTCTTCCAGGCGAAGCAGTTCTGAGTTATCCCCAGAAGTAGTGGAAAAGGTAGGATTATTTTCAAGTCAGAAAGTATCTTCGCCTGTACTTGAGACTGTACAACAAAGAACACCTTCAAGAGAAAGAAGTAGTTCTGCATCTCCTGAACTGAAAGATGGTTTGCCTAGAACGCCATCTAGGAGAAGCCGGTCTGGGTCTTCTCCAGGACTTAGAGATGGGTCTGGGACTCCTTCTAGGCATAGCCTATCTGGGTCCTCTCCTGGGATGAAAGATACACCTCAAACCCCCTCCAGGGGACGAAGTGAATGTGACTCTTCTCCAGAACCAAAAGCATTGCCTCAGACTCCTAGAGCCCGAAGTCATTCTCCATCATCCCCAGAGCGCAACAACAAGAGTGTCACCCCtcagagagaaagaagtgggTCAGAATCATCAGTAGAACAGAAAAATCTGGCTAGGACCTCTCCGGGACAAAGAAGTCGATCTGGGTCTTCCCAAGAGCTTGATGGAAAGCCCAGCGCGTCCCCACAGGAAAGAAGTGAGTCAGACTCTTCTCCAGATTCCAAACCCAAGACTCGGACTCCTCTCAGACAGAGGAGTCACTCTGGATCATCTCCAGAGGTTGACAGCAAATCTCGACACTCACCCAGGCTCAGTAGGTCTGGCTCATCTCCGGAAATGAAAGATAAGCcaagagtgctacagagggctcAGAGTGGTACTGATTCTTCTCCTGAACACAAGATACCTGCTCCTCGGGCCCTGCCCAGGCATAGTAGATCAGGTTCATCAAGCAAAGAGAGAGGTCCTTCCCCTGAAGGAAGCAGTAGTTCTGAGTCTTCTCCAGAACACGCCCCCAAATCCAGAACTGCTCGAAGAGGTTCCAGGTCCTCAATAGAGCCAAAGACAAAGTCTCACACACCACCTCGACGCCGGAGCTCTCGATCATCTCCTGAGCTAACCAGGAAGGCTAGAGTCTCTCGTAGAAGCCGGTCTGCCTCCTCATCACCAGAAATCCGCTCCAGAACTCCACCAAGACGCAGAAGAAGTCCTTCAGTATCTTCACCAGAGCCAACTGAAAAGTCAAGGTCTTCACGGAGGAGGCGCTCAGTTTCTTCTCCCCGTACCAAGACAACTTCGAGGAGAGGACGGTCTCCTTCACCCAAACCTCGTGGACTCCAAAGATCCCGATCCCGCTCACGGAGAGAGAAAACCAGAACAACCCGACGCAGAGATAGATCTGGATCATCTCAGTCAACATCTCGAAGAAGACAGAGGAGCCGGTCTAGATCACGAGTTACTCGGAGACGGAGGGGTGGCTCTGGTTACCATTCAAGATCACCTACCAGACAGGAGAGTTCTCGAACCTCCTCTAGACGCAGAAGAGGCCGCTCCCGGACACCCTTGACCAGTCGGAAGCGATCTCGATCAAGAACATCACCAGCTCCTTGGAAGCGCTCTAGATCTCGAGCCTCACCAGCTACTCATCGGCGGTCCAGGTCCAGAACACCACTGATAAGCCGACGTAGGTCCAGATCTCGGACCTCACCTGTGAGTAGGAGACGGTCAAGGTCAGTGAATAGGCGTAGATCTCGATCAAGAGCATCCCCAGTGAGTCGAAGGCGATCCAGGTCCAGAACACCACCAGTAACTCGTCGTCGTTCAAGATCCAGAACACCAACTCGCCGTCGTTCTCGTTCTAGGACTCCTCCAGTGACTCGCAGAAGGTCCAGATCCAGGACTCCACCAGTAACCAGGAGGCGATCTAGAAGCAGAACTTCACCTGTTACTAGAAGAAGATCAAGATCCAGGACATCCCCAGTCACCCGGAGAAGATCGAGATCTCGAACATCTCCAGTCACCCGGAGGCGGTCCCGTTCCCGAACCTCTCCAGTGACAAGACGACGCTCCAGGTCTCGAACTCCGCCAGCAATTCGAAGACGATCTAGGTCTCGGACACCACTGTTGCCACGCAAGCGCTCTCGAAGCCGCTCACCACTTGCTATCCGCCGCCGTTCTAGGTCTCGTACTCCTAGGGCAGCTCGAGGCAAGCGGTCCTTAACAAGATCTCCTCCAGCCATTCGTAGGCGGTCTGCATCTGGAAGTAGTTCTGATCGTTCACGTTCTGCCACTCCTCCAGCAACAAGGAATCATTCTGGATCTCGGACACCTCCTGTAGCACTCAGTAGCTCTAGAATGAGTTGCTTTAGCCGTCCTAGCATGTCACCAACTCCTCTTGACCGATGTAGATCACCTGGAATGCTTGAACCCCTTGGAAGCGCTAGAACGCCCATGTCTGTGCTACAGCAAACAGGTGGCTCCATGATGGATGGTCCAGGTCCTCGGATTCCTGATCACCCAAGATCATCTGTTCCAGAAAACCATGCTCAGTCTAGAATTGCACTTGCCTTGACAGCCATCAGTCTTGGTACTGCCCGGCCACCTCCATCCATGTCTGCTGCTGGCCTTGCTGCAAGAATGTCCCAGGTTCCAGCACCTGTACCTCTCATGAGCCTTAGAACAGCCCCAGCTGCTAACCTTGCCAGCAGGATTCCAGCAGCATCTGCAGCAGCTATGAACCTTGCTAGTGCCAGGACATCTGCTATTCCGGCATCTGTGAACCTTGCTGACTCAAGAACACCAGCTGCTGCTGCAGCTATGAACTTAGCCAGCCCTAGAACAGCAGTGGCTCCTTCAGCTGTGAACCTTGCAGATCCTCGAACCCCTGCAGCTTCAGCTGTGAACCTAGCAGGAGCTAGAACACCAGCTGCATTAGCAGCTTTGAGTCTCACAGGCTCTGGGACACCTCCAACTGCTGCAAATTACCCCTCCAGTTCCAGAACACCCCAGGCTCCAACCCCCGCAAACCTGGTGGTGGGTCCTCGATCTGCGCATGGCACAGCTCCTGTGAATATTGCTGGCTCTAGAACCCCTGCAGGCTTGGCTCCCACAaatctctccagttccaggatGGCTCCAGCATTGTCTGGTGCAAACCTCACCAGTCCCAGGGTGCCCCTTTCTGCTTATGATCGTGTTAGTGGCAGAACCTCACCTTTAATGCTTGATCGAGCCAGGTCCAGAACACCACCATCTGCCCCAAGCCAGTCTAGAATGACCTCTGAGCGTGAGCGggctccttcccctgcttcaagAATGGTTCAGGCTTCTTCGCAATCTCTTCTCCCTCCTGCACAGGATCGGCCTCGGTCCCCTGTGCCATCTGCTTTTTCAGACCAATCTCGTTCAGTTGTCCAGACCACTCCTGTAGCAGGGTCTCAGTCCCTTTCATCCGGGACAGTAGCGAAGTCCACATCCTCTGCTAGTGACCACAATGGCATGCTTTCTGGCCCTGCCCCTGGGATATCCCATGCTGAAGGTGGggagccacctgcctctactgGGGCCCAGCAGCCTTCTACATTGGCTGCTCTGCAACCAGCTAAGGAACGTCGgagctcttcctcctcttcatcatcatctagctcctcctcctcttcatcatcttcatcgtcatcctcctcttcctctggctCCAGTTCTAGTGATTCAGAGGGTTCCAGCCTTCCAGCTCAACCTGAGGTGGCACTGAAAAGGTGAGGCAATTAAGGGATCTAGGGAGCAGGGACTTAACAATGGGTGGGTGAGTAGGGAGGGAGAAATCTTGTCAAAAGCACTTGGCTTTGAGAAAGTATGGGGGACCTTGGCCTTCAAGCTGGGAGTAGAAAGAATGTTGGGCGGGGGCTTTGTGGGGAGGAATGGGACAGATAAAAGTCTCCAAAGGTTAATTCTCCAGAGGATAATGATAAGTTTTCCATCTCTACAGAGGACAGAACTAGAGGAAATGGACTTAATTTTACAGCAGGAGGGATGGCAGTTAGACCTCAAGAGGAACTCCCTGGGCTGGAAGGATCTTCAGAGGTCATCCcatccctctccctgcctccaggcAGGACGGCCCCTCCCCAGCCAACCTGCACTCACAGGGGCCTCCCCAAGCTGCGGCTCTCCAAGGAAGGAGATCACCCAGCTTCAGCTTCCACATCTGAGTCCAGGGGCCTTAATCCTTCATCAGGGACATTCTTGAGGTTTAACCTTGATCCCTTGTGCTTCGGGCCCCAGCCTGTTGCTTGTGTTAGCAGAGGTTTGGTCAGCTCTGTGCCACTGCTCCAGAGAAGTACTACTCACTGGCCTGCCTTCGTGTTTTCCCAGGGCTTTTCTcaggcacccctcccccactgccgTTCCTCCAGGCCAAGGAAGGTAGGGTTGGGGTTGGGGCATCTTGTCTCCTTGTGACACCTTTCTTCTCTCACAGggttcccagccccaccccagtcCCAAAGGAGGCTATTAGAGAGGGACGTCCTCAGGAACCAACCCCGGCCAAAAGGAAGAGGCGCTCTAGCAGCTCCAgttccagctcctcctcctcctcctcttcctcttcttcctcttcctcctcctcctcatcttcctcctcctcttcttcctcttcttcctcctcttcttcctcctcttcctcctccccctcccctgctaaGCCTGGCCCTCAGGCATTACCCAAACCTGCAAGCCCCAAGAAGCCACCCCCTGGCGAGAGGAGGTGAGTGCTTTCTTGCCTGTTGTGGAAGGGGGGTTGGGGTGAGTTCTCCAGAAAGGGGACCCTGGGTGAGGTTCCTGCTGGGGTGCCTCGTGTGGACGTCTGTGACTGGTTGTACGGGAGAAGGAGTGCCGgactcctcccatcctcccacagTGTTGTATTCTGGTCAAGGGCTGCACTATCTAACTGAGGTGTCCCAGGCCATATCTGGGAAGTCATAggattcttcctccctctcccctcccctgacaAGCAGCCTGGTCTCAGAGATCTAGCTCTAAGTCTCCCCATTGCTGCTGCAGGGCTCTGGTCTGGCCACCGTCATCTTCTCCCGACTCTGTCCACAgcctcctccctgtctccctgcctcCACGCCATTCTCTTCCACACGTAGCCAGAGGGATCTTTCTAAAACGCACATCTGGTTACTTCCCTTCACTCCACAAATCCTTCCGGAACGCCCTGTGGCCTGCAGGATAAAGTGCCACCTCTGCGGGAATGGCGTGTGAGGCTCTTCACCAGCTGCCCTTGCCCGCCCTGTGCTCCTCCTGCCCGCCCCCACACATGCCCCGTGCTCCGGCCATACCCAGCGCCTTGCAGTCTA is part of the Mus musculus strain C57BL/6J chromosome 17, GRCm38.p6 C57BL/6J genome and harbors:
- the Srrm2 gene encoding serine/arginine repetitive matrix protein 2 isoform X3, which codes for MYNGIGLPTPRGSGTNGYVQRNLSLVRGRRGERPDYKGEEELRHLEAALVKRPNPDILDHERKRRVELRCLELEEMMEEQGYEEQQIQEKVATFRLMLLEKDVNPGAKEETPGQRPVVTETHQLAELNEKKNERLRAAFGISDSYVDGSSFDPQRRAREAKQIAPEPPKPYSLVRETSSSRSPTPKQKKKKKKKDRGRRSESSSPRRERKKSSKKKKHRSESESKKRKHRSPTPKSKRKSKDKKRKRSRSTTPAPKSRRAHRSTSADSASSSDTSRSRSRSAAAKIHTTALTGQSPPLASGHQGEGDAPSVEPGATNIQQPSSPAPSTKQSSSPYEDKDKKEKSAVRPSPSPERSSTGPELPAPTPLLVEQHVDSPRPLAAIPSSQEPVNPSSEASPTRGCSPPKSPEKPPQSTSSESCPPSPQPTKGSRHASSSPESLKPTPAPGSRREISSSPTSKNRSHGRAKRDKSHSHTPSHRAGRSRSPATKRGRSRSRTPTKRGHSRSRSPQWRRSRSAQRWGKSRSPQRRGRSRSPQRPGWSRSRNTQRRGRSRSARRGRSHSRSPATRGRSRSRTPARRGRSRSRTPARRRSRSRTPARRRSRSRTPARRGRSRSRTPARRRSRTRSPVRRRSRSRSQARRSGRSRSRTPARRSGRSRSRTPARRGRSRSRTPARRSARSRSRTPARRGRSRSRTPARRRSRSRSLVRRGRSHSRTPQRRGRSGSSSERKNKSRTSQRRSRSNSSPEMKKSHVSSRRSRSLSSPRSKAKSLRRSLSGSSPCPKQKSQTPTRRSRSGSSPPKQKSKTPPRQSRSNSPQPKVKSGTPPRPGSVTNMQADECTATPQRQSHSESSPDGEVKSRTPSRQSCSGSSPRVKSSTPPRQSPSRSSSPQPKVKTVISPRGRSHSSSSSPSPSRVTSRTPQRKSRSISPCPKVDSRLRHSRSRSSSPDSKMELGTPLRHSGSTSPYLKSMLQTPPDQNLSGSKSPCPQKSRDSPTGSSGSFHLCPGVTPSSIVPGESCFSASFVQQKGHTQTWPDTSSPEVMQTQVESPLLQSKSQTSPKGSLSRSSSPVTELTARSPVKQDKSEISTDPKLKSGMSPEQSKTKPDSSIYPLVDSKSFLVQSRLEPSELKERLGLIQEDVASSCIPRDKFSPTQDRPESSTVLKVTPRVLLKERSGAGSPPGKRDQKSLLPNSSQDELMEVEKSEQPLSQVLPSLSPEHKEMPGSNIESSPEVEERPAVLSALDQSQSQPSKAAETPAVASCWSGPQVSPEHKELSHSPPRENSFESSLEFKNSGPVSEVNTGFSPEVKEELNGSFLNQTEADPSVDMKEQSRSSRRSSSELSPEVVEKVGLFSSQKVSSPVLETVQQRTPSRERSSSASPELKDGLPRTPSRRSRSGSSPGLRDGSGTPSRHSLSGSSPGMKDTPQTPSRGRSECDSSPEPKALPQTPRARSHSPSSPERNNKSVTPQRERSGSESSVEQKNLARTSPGQRSRSGSSQELDGKPSASPQERSESDSSPDSKPKTRTPLRQRSHSGSSPEVDSKSRHSPRLSRSGSSPEMKDKPRVLQRAQSGTDSSPEHKIPAPRALPRHSRSGSSSKERGPSPEGSSSSESSPEHAPKSRTARRGSRSSIEPKTKSHTPPRRRSSRSSPELTRKARVSRRSRSASSSPEIRSRTPPRRRRSPSVSSPEPTEKSRSSRRRRSVSSPRTKTTSRRGRSPSPKPRGLQRSRSRSRREKTRTTRRRDRSGSSQSTSRRRQRSRSRSRVTRRRRGGSGYHSRSPTRQESSRTSSRRRRGRSRTPLTSRKRSRSRTSPAPWKRSRSRASPATHRRSRSRTPLISRRRSRSRTSPVSRRRSRSVNRRRSRSRASPVSRRRSRSRTPPVTRRRSRSRTPTRRRSRSRTPPVTRRRSRSRTPPVTRRRSRSRTSPVTRRRSRSRTSPVTRRRSRSRTSPVTRRRSRSRTSPVTRRRSRSRTPPAIRRRSRSRTPLLPRKRSRSRSPLAIRRRSRSRTPRAARGKRSLTRSPPAIRRRSASGSSSDRSRSATPPATRNHSGSRTPPVALSSSRMSCFSRPSMSPTPLDRCRSPGMLEPLGSARTPMSVLQQTGGSMMDGPGPRIPDHPRSSVPENHAQSRIALALTAISLGTARPPPSMSAAGLAARMSQVPAPVPLMSLRTAPAANLASRIPAASAAAMNLASARTSAIPASVNLADSRTPAAAAAMNLASPRTAVAPSAVNLADPRTPAASAVNLAGARTPAALAALSLTGSGTPPTAANYPSSSRTPQAPTPANLVVGPRSAHGTAPVNIAGSRTPAGLAPTNLSSSRMAPALSGANLTSPRVPLSAYDRVSGRTSPLMLDRARSRTPPSAPSQSRMTSERERAPSPASRMVQASSQSLLPPAQDRPRSPVPSAFSDQSRSVVQTTPVAGSQSLSSGTVAKSTSSASDHNGMLSGPAPGISHAEGGEPPASTGAQQPSTLAALQPAKERRSSSSSSSSSSSSSSSSSSSSSSSSSGSSSSDSEGSSLPAQPEVALKRVPSPTPVPKEAIREGRPQEPTPAKRKRRSSSSSSSSSSSSSSSSSSSSSSSSSSSSSSSSSSSSSSSSSSPSPAKPGPQALPKPASPKKPPPGERRALVWPPSSSPDSVHSLLPVSLPPRHSLPHVARGIFLKRTSGYFPSLHKSFRNALWPAG